The following proteins are encoded in a genomic region of Streptomyces collinus Tu 365:
- a CDS encoding heavy-metal-associated domain-containing protein: MSAQTGLSGSVTTVYKVTGMSCGHCEGSVSGEISQIPGVDSVKAVASTGEVTVVSSVPLDDEAVRAAVDEAGFELAGRA, translated from the coding sequence ATGAGCGCCCAGACCGGACTTTCGGGCTCCGTGACCACCGTCTACAAGGTGACCGGCATGAGCTGTGGACACTGCGAGGGCTCCGTCTCCGGCGAGATCTCCCAGATCCCCGGAGTCGACTCGGTCAAGGCCGTCGCGTCGACCGGCGAGGTCACCGTCGTCTCCTCGGTCCCGCTGGACGACGAGGCCGTGCGCGCCGCCGTGGACGAGGCCGGCTTCGAGCTGGCCGGCCGGGCCTGA
- a CDS encoding TetR/AcrR family transcriptional regulator — protein sequence MSDTSETSEKEQPRRRQARGERRIAQLLAAAAQVFCTSGYTAASTNAIAREAGVSPGTLYQFFPNKEAIAVELGDRLMHEMRETYGEALAPVDPATPLEEAVGAAVDRFMAFNTAHPVFFALMHGPDIPGGITDAHDQLHATLIERVEGLLASLLPGTPAADITRTAHVCLGIYKAGLELVLGHEDAERAAYVQEVKNVLIRYLGPLVGDRLGRT from the coding sequence GTGTCCGACACCTCGGAGACCTCGGAGAAGGAACAGCCGCGCCGCCGCCAGGCGCGCGGCGAACGCCGCATCGCCCAGTTGCTCGCCGCCGCCGCCCAGGTCTTCTGCACCAGCGGCTACACGGCCGCCAGCACCAACGCCATCGCCCGCGAGGCGGGCGTCTCACCGGGCACGCTGTACCAGTTCTTCCCGAACAAGGAGGCGATCGCGGTCGAGCTGGGCGACCGGCTCATGCACGAGATGCGGGAGACCTACGGCGAGGCGCTGGCCCCCGTGGACCCCGCCACGCCGCTGGAGGAGGCCGTCGGCGCCGCCGTCGACCGGTTCATGGCCTTCAACACCGCGCACCCGGTCTTCTTCGCGCTGATGCACGGCCCCGACATCCCGGGCGGGATCACCGACGCCCACGACCAGCTGCACGCCACCCTGATCGAACGGGTCGAGGGCCTGCTCGCCTCGCTCCTGCCCGGCACCCCGGCCGCCGACATCACCCGCACGGCCCATGTGTGCCTCGGCATCTACAAGGCCGGTCTCGAACTGGTCCTCGGCCACGAGGACGCCGAGCGGGCGGCCTACGTGCAGGAGGTCAAGAACGTCCTGATCCGCTACCTCGGCCCCCTGGTCGGCGACCGGCTCGGCCGGACGTGA
- a CDS encoding PrsW family glutamic-type intramembrane protease, with protein MTHSPPPGMPRARIPGPQQPPPPFPRIAAGLWKRCLAGGLAAWTLIAVAAYATRGAAALPALVLLGGFLVPVVFVLWAYERHSRDLGVSAILGCFLAGGALGVPAATVTEPYLPRLSPGVFTAVALAEEAAKLGALAFALRRQPGIRGTRAGLVLGAAVGLGFAAPEGCGHAFGAAVAAGGADLRGLLETELLRGVVAPVGQGLWTAIAGAVLLSLRRPNGHFRLAAPVVGTCLGVSMLHALGDATHGAAIWLVALLSGTGLDAQPFAQGYPPGPGAVEQHLFVVFSVGGLVLVGLPGAAWARSLAHRDSSWRNTP; from the coding sequence GTGACCCACTCCCCGCCGCCCGGCATGCCCCGGGCCCGTATCCCGGGCCCCCAGCAGCCCCCGCCGCCGTTCCCGCGCATCGCCGCGGGCCTGTGGAAGCGCTGCCTGGCCGGCGGGCTCGCCGCCTGGACGCTGATCGCCGTCGCCGCGTACGCGACGCGCGGCGCGGCGGCGCTGCCGGCCCTGGTCCTGCTCGGCGGCTTCCTGGTCCCGGTCGTCTTCGTCCTGTGGGCGTACGAGCGGCACAGCCGTGACCTGGGCGTCAGCGCGATCCTGGGCTGCTTCCTGGCCGGCGGCGCGCTCGGCGTGCCGGCCGCCACGGTGACCGAGCCGTACCTGCCCCGCCTCTCCCCCGGCGTGTTCACCGCCGTCGCCCTGGCCGAGGAGGCGGCCAAGCTCGGCGCGCTGGCGTTCGCGCTGCGCCGGCAGCCGGGCATCCGCGGGACGCGGGCCGGACTGGTGCTCGGCGCCGCGGTCGGCCTCGGCTTCGCGGCCCCGGAGGGCTGCGGACACGCCTTCGGGGCCGCCGTCGCGGCCGGGGGCGCCGACCTCAGGGGCCTGCTGGAGACAGAGCTGCTGCGCGGGGTGGTCGCCCCCGTCGGGCAGGGCCTGTGGACGGCGATCGCGGGGGCCGTCCTGCTGTCCCTGCGCCGCCCGAACGGGCACTTCCGGCTCGCCGCGCCGGTCGTCGGCACCTGTCTGGGCGTCTCGATGCTGCACGCTCTGGGGGACGCCACGCACGGCGCCGCGATCTGGCTGGTGGCCCTGCTGTCGGGCACCGGTCTGGACGCGCAGCCGTTCGCCCAGGGGTACCCGCCCGGGCCCGGCGCCGTGGAACAGCACCTCTTCGTGGTGTTCTCGGTCGGCGGCCTGGTACTCGTCGGGTTGCCCGGGGCCGCCTGGGCCCGGTCGCTGGCGCACCGGGACTCCTCTTGGAGAAATACCCCCTAG
- a CDS encoding GNAT family N-acetyltransferase, whose product MSFSVKPVLTGRKTVLRPFTEADAAAMWEIVGDPEVVRFTFEPSTELTEEGLRSWYGSRAGAPDRLDLAVTDPETGEVLGEAVLYGYDPDGRSCTFRTLIGPRGRGRGIGTEATRLIVAHAFGELGLHRIELAAWAHNHRALRVYEKAGFVVEGVKREVQLRDGVWADEVIMSILDREWAALSATAR is encoded by the coding sequence ATGAGCTTCTCCGTCAAACCCGTCCTGACCGGCCGGAAGACCGTGCTGCGTCCCTTCACCGAGGCGGACGCGGCCGCCATGTGGGAGATCGTCGGCGACCCCGAGGTCGTCCGCTTCACCTTCGAGCCGTCGACCGAGCTGACCGAGGAGGGGCTGCGCTCCTGGTACGGCTCCCGGGCCGGTGCTCCCGACCGGCTGGACCTGGCCGTCACCGACCCGGAGACCGGGGAGGTGCTGGGCGAGGCCGTCCTGTACGGCTACGACCCGGACGGACGCAGCTGCACCTTCCGCACCCTGATCGGCCCCCGGGGCCGTGGCCGGGGCATCGGCACCGAGGCGACCCGGCTGATCGTCGCCCACGCCTTCGGTGAACTCGGACTGCACCGGATCGAGCTCGCGGCCTGGGCGCACAACCACCGGGCCCTGCGCGTCTACGAGAAGGCCGGCTTCGTGGTCGAAGGCGTCAAACGGGAGGTGCAGCTCCGGGACGGCGTCTGGGCCGACGAGGTGATCATGTCGATCCTCGACCGCGAGTGGGCCGCGCTCAGCGCCACGGCTCGATGA
- a CDS encoding zinc-dependent alcohol dehydrogenase family protein produces the protein MRAVVFEQYGEPAAVREVPDPEPAEHGVVVRVEATGLCRSDWHGWMGHDPDITLPHVPGHELAGVVEAVGSRVTGWRPGDRVTVPFVCACGTCPSCAAGDQQVCERQTQPGFHHWGSFAQFVALDHADVNLVAIPDGMAYATAAALGCRFATAFRAVVRQGRVAAGEWVAVHGCGGVGLSAVMIAAASGARVVAVDVSSEALGLARSFGAAACVDATGTADPAAAVRELTGGGAHLSLDALGSPATCASSVGSLRRRGRHVQVGLLPSVDGTTPVPLARAIALELELLGSHGMAAHAYPGMLELVRSGALRPDLLVTRTIALDAAPAALAAMGSAPGAGVTVIEPWR, from the coding sequence ATGAGAGCCGTGGTGTTCGAGCAGTACGGAGAGCCGGCCGCCGTGCGGGAGGTGCCGGACCCGGAGCCCGCGGAGCACGGGGTCGTCGTCCGCGTCGAGGCGACCGGGCTGTGCCGCAGCGACTGGCACGGCTGGATGGGGCACGACCCGGACATCACCCTGCCCCATGTACCGGGGCACGAACTCGCCGGTGTGGTCGAGGCGGTGGGATCCCGGGTGACCGGGTGGCGGCCCGGCGACCGGGTCACCGTGCCCTTCGTCTGCGCCTGCGGCACCTGCCCGTCCTGCGCGGCCGGCGACCAGCAGGTGTGCGAGCGCCAGACCCAGCCGGGCTTCCACCACTGGGGCTCCTTCGCCCAGTTCGTGGCCCTCGACCACGCCGACGTGAACCTGGTCGCGATCCCCGACGGGATGGCGTACGCCACGGCCGCCGCCCTCGGCTGCCGCTTCGCCACCGCCTTCCGCGCGGTGGTGCGCCAGGGCCGGGTGGCGGCGGGGGAGTGGGTCGCGGTGCACGGCTGCGGCGGGGTCGGTCTTTCGGCGGTGATGATCGCGGCGGCCTCGGGGGCCCGGGTGGTGGCCGTCGACGTCTCGTCCGAGGCCCTCGGCCTGGCGCGGAGCTTCGGCGCCGCCGCGTGCGTCGACGCGACCGGCACGGCCGATCCGGCGGCCGCCGTCCGGGAGCTGACCGGCGGCGGCGCCCACCTCTCCCTGGACGCCCTCGGCTCGCCCGCGACCTGCGCTTCCTCCGTCGGCTCTTTGCGCCGCCGGGGCCGGCACGTCCAGGTGGGCCTGCTGCCCTCGGTGGACGGCACCACCCCCGTCCCGCTGGCCCGTGCCATCGCCCTGGAGCTCGAACTCCTCGGCAGCCACGGCATGGCCGCGCACGCCTACCCCGGGATGCTGGAGCTGGTCAGGTCCGGGGCGCTCCGCCCCGACCTGCTGGTGACCCGGACGATCGCCCTCGACGCGGCCCCGGCCGCCCTCGCCGCCATGGGGTCCGCGCCCGGAGCGGGAGTCACGGTCATCGAGCCGTGGCGCTGA
- the iolD gene encoding 3D-(3,5/4)-trihydroxycyclohexane-1,2-dione acylhydrolase (decyclizing), producing the protein MTTSTTRLTVAQALVRFLTAQYTERDGRRQRLIGATWGIFGHGNVAGLGQALVEYAGAMPFHQGRNEQAMVHAAVGYARQSNRLSAHAVTTSIGPGATNLVTGAALATVNHLPVLLLPGDVFAARPADPVLQQLEVPHAGDVSVNDTLRPVSRYFDRVTRPEALIPGALAAMRVLTDPVETGAVTLALPQDVQAEAYDWPEEFFAERVWTVRRPGADPAELAEAVRAVREARRPLVIAGGGVHHSRAEEALAEFAEVTRVPVASTQAGKGSLRHDHPQDVGGVGHTGTATADELARTADLVIGVGTRYTDFTTASGTLFTHPDVRFLNLNIAPFDGHKMAGLPLVADARSGLSELTEALIVHGYEVADSYVTEYTEDKERWEQRVDACFEAEEPDVRPTQPQVLGVLDALVDESDILVNAAGSLPGDLHKLWRTRSYDQYHLEYGYSCMGYEIPAAIGVKLAAPGRNVWALVGDGTYLMMPTEIVTAVQEGVAIKILLVQNHGYASIGGLSESVGGERFGTAYRFTADDGTYTGAPLPVDLAANAASLGIRVLRAKTVRDLRAALAEARAADTPTCVYVETETSDTVSGAPPAQAWWDVPVAETATRSSAVKARELYERHVSTRRRHL; encoded by the coding sequence ATGACGACCTCGACGACGAGGCTCACGGTCGCGCAGGCACTCGTACGCTTCCTCACCGCCCAGTACACGGAACGGGACGGCCGGCGGCAGCGGCTGATCGGCGCCACCTGGGGCATCTTCGGGCACGGCAACGTGGCCGGCCTCGGCCAGGCGCTGGTCGAGTACGCCGGCGCCATGCCCTTCCACCAGGGCCGCAACGAACAGGCCATGGTGCACGCGGCGGTCGGCTACGCCCGCCAGTCGAACCGGCTGTCGGCCCACGCGGTGACCACCTCGATCGGCCCGGGCGCCACCAACCTGGTCACCGGCGCCGCCCTCGCGACCGTCAACCACCTTCCGGTCCTGCTGCTGCCCGGCGACGTCTTCGCCGCCCGCCCGGCCGACCCGGTGCTGCAGCAGCTCGAGGTGCCCCACGCGGGCGACGTCTCGGTCAACGACACCTTGCGCCCGGTCTCCCGGTACTTCGACCGGGTCACCCGCCCGGAGGCGCTGATCCCCGGCGCGCTGGCCGCCATGCGGGTCCTGACCGACCCGGTGGAGACCGGCGCGGTCACCCTCGCCCTGCCGCAGGACGTCCAGGCGGAGGCGTACGACTGGCCGGAGGAGTTCTTCGCCGAGCGGGTGTGGACCGTACGGCGCCCGGGCGCCGACCCGGCCGAGCTGGCGGAGGCGGTCCGGGCGGTCCGCGAGGCCCGCAGGCCCCTCGTCATCGCGGGCGGCGGGGTTCACCACAGCCGCGCCGAGGAGGCCCTCGCCGAGTTCGCCGAGGTGACCCGCGTCCCGGTCGCCTCCACCCAGGCCGGCAAGGGCTCGCTGCGCCACGACCACCCGCAGGACGTCGGCGGCGTCGGCCACACCGGCACCGCGACCGCCGACGAGCTGGCCCGCACCGCGGACCTGGTGATCGGCGTGGGCACCCGCTACACCGACTTCACCACCGCCTCCGGCACCCTCTTCACCCACCCGGACGTCCGCTTCCTCAACCTCAACATCGCGCCCTTCGACGGGCACAAGATGGCCGGGCTGCCGCTGGTCGCCGACGCCCGCAGCGGCCTCTCCGAACTGACCGAGGCGCTGATCGTGCACGGCTACGAGGTCGCCGACTCCTACGTCACCGAGTACACCGAGGACAAGGAGCGCTGGGAGCAGCGGGTGGACGCCTGCTTCGAGGCGGAGGAACCGGACGTCCGGCCGACCCAGCCGCAGGTGCTCGGCGTCCTCGACGCCCTGGTCGACGAGTCCGACATCCTCGTCAACGCGGCCGGCTCGCTCCCCGGCGACCTGCACAAGCTGTGGCGGACCCGCTCCTACGACCAGTACCACCTGGAGTACGGCTACTCCTGCATGGGCTACGAGATCCCGGCCGCCATCGGGGTGAAGCTCGCCGCGCCCGGGCGGAACGTGTGGGCGCTGGTCGGCGACGGCACGTACCTGATGATGCCGACGGAGATCGTGACCGCCGTGCAGGAGGGCGTCGCGATCAAGATCCTGCTGGTGCAGAACCACGGCTACGCGTCCATCGGCGGTCTGTCGGAGTCCGTGGGCGGTGAGCGGTTCGGCACCGCCTACCGCTTCACTGCGGACGACGGCACCTACACGGGCGCCCCGCTGCCCGTCGACCTCGCGGCCAACGCGGCCAGCCTGGGTATACGGGTGCTGCGCGCGAAGACCGTTCGGGACCTGCGCGCGGCGCTCGCCGAGGCTCGGGCGGCCGACACTCCCACATGTGTCTACGTGGAGACCGAAACGTCCGACACTGTGTCGGGCGCGCCTCCGGCGCAGGCCTGGTGGGATGTTCCTGTGGCCGAGACCGCGACCCGATCGTCCGCGGTCAAGGCACGGGAGCTGTACGAACGGCACGTCTCGACCCGACGCCGCCAC
- a CDS encoding MerR family transcriptional regulator, which translates to MTDRRLWSYKEIAAHIRVQPDTVRSYRKHGLLPDPDHVEGGKPYWYADTVRTWVASRPGNRGRRGD; encoded by the coding sequence ATGACCGACCGAAGGCTCTGGTCCTACAAGGAGATCGCGGCACACATCCGGGTGCAGCCGGACACCGTACGGTCCTACCGCAAGCACGGCCTGCTGCCCGATCCCGACCACGTGGAGGGCGGCAAGCCCTACTGGTACGCGGACACCGTCCGCACCTGGGTCGCCTCCCGGCCGGGCAACCGGGGCCGGAGAGGGGACTGA
- a CDS encoding Cgl0159 family (beta/alpha)8-fold protein, translating to MDVAALVHTRTHHPEAIAEAAARRARRPLLSETGRLMIVAADHPARGALGVGDRELAMANRADLLERLCLALSRPGVDGVLATADILDDLLLLGALDHRIVMGSMNRGGLRGASFELDDRFTGHRPEDIQRLGFDAGKVLLRIDYADPGSLTTLEATARAVDDMAARRLPLFVEPFISRRTPEGTLRNDLSAEAVTRSIAIASGLGGSSAYTWLKVPVTENPDDMARVMETSTLPAVLLGGDVGDSPQEQGAAYEKWHGALQLPTVRGLVVGRSLLYPADGDVAAAVDTAVGLL from the coding sequence GTGGACGTCGCCGCGCTGGTCCACACCCGCACCCACCACCCCGAGGCGATAGCGGAGGCCGCCGCCCGCCGGGCCCGCCGTCCGCTGCTGAGCGAAACCGGCCGCCTGATGATCGTCGCCGCCGACCACCCGGCCCGCGGCGCGCTCGGCGTCGGCGACCGCGAACTCGCCATGGCCAACCGCGCCGACCTCCTCGAACGCCTGTGCCTCGCGCTGTCCCGGCCCGGCGTCGACGGCGTCCTCGCCACCGCCGACATCCTGGACGACCTGCTGCTGCTCGGCGCCCTCGACCACCGGATCGTCATGGGCTCGATGAACCGCGGCGGCCTGCGGGGCGCGAGCTTCGAACTCGACGACCGCTTCACCGGCCACCGTCCCGAGGACATCCAGCGCCTCGGCTTCGACGCCGGCAAGGTGCTGCTGCGCATCGACTACGCCGACCCCGGCTCCCTGACCACCCTGGAGGCCACCGCCCGCGCCGTCGACGACATGGCCGCGCGCCGACTGCCGCTGTTCGTGGAGCCGTTCATCAGCCGGCGCACCCCGGAGGGGACCCTGCGCAACGACCTGTCCGCCGAGGCGGTCACCCGGTCCATCGCCATCGCCTCCGGTCTCGGCGGCTCCTCCGCCTACACCTGGCTGAAGGTGCCGGTCACCGAGAACCCCGACGACATGGCGCGGGTCATGGAGACCTCCACCCTGCCGGCCGTGCTGCTCGGGGGCGACGTCGGCGACTCACCGCAGGAGCAGGGAGCCGCGTACGAGAAGTGGCACGGGGCACTCCAACTGCCCACCGTGCGCGGTCTGGTGGTCGGCCGGTCGCTGCTGTACCCGGCGGACGGCGATGTGGCCGCCGCCGTGGACACCGCCGTCGGACTGCTGTGA
- the iolB gene encoding 5-deoxy-glucuronate isomerase: MTSTGLHLPRGATANDRYAVDIGPERAGWTYGSLRVVELTPDGTHTFTTGDAEWIVLPLQGGCTVQIETAPTRQAEFQLQGRTSVFADVSDFAYAPRDARVQIASGAGGRFALAGAKCERRLPARYGPAPEVPVERRGSGGCARDVRNFAAADSFDCDRLIAVEVVTPGGNWSSYPPHKHDEHRPGEESELEEIYYFEIDGPNGFGYQRVFPSREGGADVLAEVRSGDAVLVPDGWHGPSIAQPGHAMYYLNVMAGPGENREWRIRFHPDHTASTGGYR, translated from the coding sequence ATGACCAGCACCGGACTGCACCTGCCCCGGGGTGCCACCGCGAACGACCGGTACGCCGTCGACATCGGCCCCGAGCGGGCCGGCTGGACGTACGGCAGCCTGCGCGTCGTGGAGTTGACGCCGGACGGCACGCATACGTTCACCACGGGGGACGCCGAATGGATCGTCCTTCCGCTGCAAGGTGGATGTACCGTACAAATCGAGACCGCACCAACCCGGCAGGCCGAGTTCCAACTCCAGGGCCGGACCAGCGTGTTCGCGGACGTCTCCGACTTCGCGTACGCGCCCAGGGACGCCCGGGTCCAGATCGCCTCCGGCGCGGGAGGCCGCTTCGCCCTGGCAGGAGCGAAGTGCGAGCGACGACTCCCCGCCCGCTACGGCCCCGCGCCGGAGGTACCCGTCGAGCGCCGCGGCAGCGGCGGCTGCGCCCGCGACGTGCGCAACTTCGCCGCCGCCGACTCCTTCGACTGCGACCGGCTGATCGCCGTCGAGGTGGTCACCCCGGGCGGCAACTGGTCCTCGTACCCGCCGCACAAGCACGACGAGCACCGGCCGGGTGAGGAGTCCGAGCTGGAGGAGATCTACTACTTCGAGATCGACGGACCGAACGGTTTCGGCTATCAGCGCGTATTCCCCTCCCGCGAGGGCGGGGCCGACGTCCTCGCCGAGGTCCGCTCCGGCGACGCCGTGCTCGTCCCCGACGGCTGGCACGGCCCGTCGATCGCCCAGCCGGGCCACGCCATGTACTACCTGAACGTCATGGCGGGGCCCGGTGAGAACCGCGAGTGGCGGATCCGCTTCCACCCGGACCACACAGCGAGCACAGGGGGGTACCGATGA
- a CDS encoding sugar phosphate isomerase/epimerase family protein yields MTSLSPSSLSRIRIGSAPDSWGVWFPDDPRQVPWRRFLDEVAASGYEWIELGPYGYLPTDPAVLAEETGRRGLKVSAGTVFTGLHHGAAVWDETWAHVGDIAALTRATGARHLVVIPSFWRDDKTGQVLEPATLTAGQWRDLTSLTERLGREVRERYGLTVVVHPHADTHIDSEENVARFLDGTDPDLVSLCLDTGHYAYCGGDSVKLIETYGERIGYLHLKQVDPEILADVRASGTPFGPAVARGVMCEPPSGVPDLEPVLRAARRLDVDLFAIVEQDMYPCEPDAPLPIARRTRAFLRSCGV; encoded by the coding sequence ATGACGTCCTTGTCACCCTCCTCACTGTCCCGTATCCGGATCGGATCGGCGCCCGACTCCTGGGGTGTGTGGTTCCCGGACGACCCGCGGCAGGTGCCGTGGCGGCGCTTCCTAGACGAGGTGGCCGCGTCGGGCTACGAGTGGATCGAACTCGGCCCCTATGGCTACCTGCCGACCGATCCCGCGGTGCTCGCCGAGGAGACCGGCCGGCGCGGCCTGAAGGTGTCGGCCGGCACGGTCTTCACGGGCCTGCACCACGGCGCCGCCGTGTGGGACGAGACCTGGGCGCACGTCGGCGACATCGCCGCCCTGACCCGGGCGACGGGCGCCCGCCACCTCGTCGTCATCCCGTCCTTCTGGCGCGACGACAAGACGGGTCAGGTGCTGGAGCCCGCCACCCTCACCGCCGGGCAGTGGCGCGACCTGACCTCGCTGACCGAACGCCTCGGCCGCGAGGTGCGCGAGCGGTACGGGCTGACGGTCGTCGTCCACCCGCACGCCGACACCCACATCGACAGCGAGGAGAACGTCGCCCGCTTCCTCGACGGCACCGACCCCGACCTGGTGTCGCTCTGCCTGGACACCGGGCACTACGCGTACTGCGGCGGGGACAGCGTCAAGCTGATCGAGACCTACGGCGAGCGGATCGGCTATCTGCACCTCAAGCAGGTCGACCCGGAGATCCTGGCCGACGTGCGCGCGAGCGGCACGCCGTTCGGCCCCGCGGTCGCGCGGGGCGTGATGTGCGAACCTCCGTCCGGCGTGCCCGACCTGGAACCGGTGCTCAGGGCCGCGCGGCGGCTGGACGTCGACCTGTTCGCGATCGTCGAGCAGGACATGTACCCCTGCGAGCCGGACGCGCCGCTGCCGATCGCCCGGCGCACCCGGGCGTTCCTGCGGTCGTGCGGGGTGTAG
- a CDS encoding MMPL family transporter: MTEVNKATPDEDGPPRPGAWTRFVTARPRLSLLVALVLTALAVLAGSGVADHLGSGGWEDPAAESTYATKALEREFPDSQPNLLLLVDAGRASVDDPAVTAEARRVAGRLSAEHGVTGVGSYWQATPAAAPALRAKDGHEALIAARITGDENAMGRTLDRLAPRYRGTHGPLQVRIGGIVAVRHEMQTTIKEDLTRAEMIALPITLVLLVMVFGSAVAAMLPLGIGIVAILGTNAVLRGLTAFTDVSVFALNLTTALGLGLAIDYALFIVRRYREELSAGADPLTAIGTTLRTAGRTVLFSALTVAVSLAAMMVFPQYFLRSFAYAGIAVVLLAAAAALILLPAALVLLGHRVNSLDLRRLLRRGRERGRPGTEGTAWARTATLVMRRAPLFAVGTTVLLVILGLPFTGVRFGTADDRQLPSSAESHVVQQHLRDGFPGSPGGGLEVLAEGRATRAQYAAYEERVAALPEVARVDGPLVHGDTAYFTVQPRGEAVDGAAQRLVGDLRALKAPFGTQVTGTAAVLVDSKHAIGERLPWAGAFIAIVTLLLVFLLTGSVLIPLQAVVLNALSLTAMFGAVVWVFQDGHLSRWLGFTSPGSIETTLPVLMFCVAFGLSMDYGVFLLSRIKEEYDRTGDHNEAVRHGLQRTGGLITAAAVILAVVMVAIGTSRVTNTKMLGLGIALAVLMDAMVVRSLLVPAIMRLTGRATWWAPAPLRRFHRRFGLSEGEPAAPAQVKETAGV, translated from the coding sequence ATGACCGAAGTCAACAAGGCGACGCCCGACGAGGACGGACCGCCCCGGCCCGGCGCCTGGACCCGCTTCGTCACCGCCCGCCCGCGTCTGTCGCTGCTGGTGGCCCTCGTGCTCACGGCGCTCGCCGTGCTGGCCGGCAGCGGGGTCGCCGACCATCTGGGCAGCGGCGGCTGGGAGGACCCGGCCGCCGAGTCGACCTACGCGACCAAGGCGCTGGAGCGCGAGTTCCCCGACTCCCAGCCCAACCTGCTCCTGCTGGTGGACGCCGGCCGCGCCTCGGTCGACGACCCGGCGGTCACCGCCGAGGCCCGCCGCGTGGCCGGACGGCTGAGCGCGGAGCACGGCGTGACCGGCGTCGGCTCCTACTGGCAGGCCACCCCCGCCGCGGCCCCCGCCCTGCGCGCCAAGGACGGCCACGAGGCCCTGATCGCGGCCCGCATCACCGGCGACGAGAACGCGATGGGCAGGACCCTCGACCGCCTGGCACCCCGCTACCGGGGCACGCACGGCCCGCTCCAGGTGAGGATCGGCGGCATCGTCGCGGTACGGCACGAGATGCAGACGACCATCAAGGAGGACCTCACCCGCGCCGAGATGATCGCCCTGCCGATCACCCTGGTGCTGCTCGTGATGGTCTTCGGCAGTGCCGTCGCGGCCATGCTGCCGCTGGGCATCGGCATCGTCGCGATCCTCGGCACCAACGCGGTGCTGCGTGGCCTGACGGCCTTCACCGACGTCTCGGTGTTCGCGCTGAACCTCACCACCGCCCTCGGCCTCGGGCTCGCCATCGACTACGCCCTCTTCATCGTCCGCCGCTACCGCGAGGAGCTGTCCGCCGGGGCCGACCCGCTGACCGCGATCGGCACCACCCTGCGCACGGCCGGGCGCACGGTCCTGTTCTCCGCCCTCACCGTGGCGGTCTCCCTGGCCGCCATGATGGTCTTCCCGCAGTACTTCCTGCGGTCCTTCGCCTACGCCGGCATCGCCGTGGTCCTGCTCGCCGCGGCGGCCGCCCTCATCCTGCTCCCGGCGGCCCTGGTCCTGCTCGGCCACCGGGTCAACTCCCTCGATCTGCGCCGCCTGCTGCGCCGGGGGAGGGAACGGGGCCGGCCCGGTACCGAGGGCACCGCCTGGGCCCGGACGGCCACGCTCGTGATGCGCCGCGCCCCGCTCTTCGCCGTCGGCACCACCGTCCTGCTGGTGATCCTGGGGCTCCCCTTCACGGGCGTGCGGTTCGGCACCGCGGACGACCGCCAGCTTCCGTCGAGCGCCGAGTCGCACGTGGTGCAGCAGCACCTGCGGGACGGCTTCCCCGGCAGCCCCGGCGGCGGCCTGGAGGTCCTCGCCGAGGGCCGGGCCACCCGGGCGCAGTACGCCGCCTACGAGGAGCGGGTCGCCGCCCTGCCCGAGGTGGCCCGGGTCGACGGCCCGCTGGTCCACGGCGACACGGCCTACTTCACCGTGCAGCCCCGGGGCGAGGCCGTCGACGGCGCCGCCCAGCGGCTGGTCGGCGACCTGCGCGCGCTGAAGGCCCCCTTCGGCACCCAGGTGACCGGCACGGCCGCCGTCCTCGTCGACTCCAAGCACGCGATAGGCGAGCGGCTGCCCTGGGCGGGGGCGTTCATCGCGATCGTCACGCTGCTGCTGGTCTTCCTGCTCACCGGCAGCGTGCTGATCCCCCTGCAGGCGGTGGTGCTCAACGCGCTCAGCCTGACGGCGATGTTCGGCGCGGTGGTCTGGGTGTTCCAGGACGGCCACCTCTCCCGGTGGCTCGGCTTCACCAGCCCCGGCTCGATCGAGACCACCCTGCCCGTCCTCATGTTCTGCGTGGCCTTCGGGCTCTCCATGGACTACGGGGTCTTCCTTCTCTCCCGCATCAAGGAGGAGTACGACCGCACCGGCGACCACAACGAGGCGGTCCGCCACGGCCTCCAGCGCACCGGCGGGCTGATCACGGCGGCGGCGGTCATCCTCGCGGTCGTCATGGTCGCCATCGGCACCTCCCGGGTCACCAACACCAAGATGCTCGGCCTCGGCATCGCCCTCGCGGTGCTGATGGACGCGATGGTCGTGCGCAGCCTGCTGGTCCCGGCGATCATGCGGCTCACCGGCCGCGCCACCTGGTGGGCCCCGGCCCCGCTGCGCCGCTTCCACCGCAGGTTCGGGCTCAGCGAGGGCGAGCCGGCCGCGCCCGCGCAGGTGAAGGAGACGGCCGGGGTGTGA